A stretch of Megalobrama amblycephala isolate DHTTF-2021 linkage group LG14, ASM1881202v1, whole genome shotgun sequence DNA encodes these proteins:
- the LOC125244937 gene encoding uncharacterized protein LOC125244937 isoform X1, whose product MVLDSEEEFTFSSEEEHDSDDERLYFEERLDPAEDTVSDENVDPSLSHSPAILTRRARSNTGDNEKENVDPSLSHSPAIPTKRAPSNTGDNEKDYSPNESAPKPLAKKAKKNIQTSNRHSALSWKTDNDTDMVPQTLRFLPAREPGPQLRPADEHTPKSLFKMFKMQGIMPPLVVGTACFAKYSLVKGKTHLGNARHVTFTCVFS is encoded by the exons ATGGTCCTGGACAGTGAGGAAGAGTTCACTTTTTCCTCGGAAGAAGAACACGACTCTGACGATGAACGTCTGTATTTTGAAGAGCGACTTGATCCAGCTGAAGATACAGTTTCTGATGA aaatgtgGATCCATCACTCTCGCATTCACCTGCAATTCTCACTAGGAGGGCACGCAGCAACACAGGCGATAATGAGAAAGA aaatgtgGATCCATCACTCTCACATTCACCTGCAATTCCCACTAAGAGGGCACCCAGCAACACAGGCGATAATGAGaaaga ctaTAGCCCTAATGAGAGTGCTCCAAAACCCCTTGCAAAAAAGGCCAAGAAAAACATTCAGACAAGCAACAGGCATTCAGCTCTGTCATGGAAAACAGATAATGACACTGACATGGTTCCACAGACTCTGAGATTCCTACCTGCACGGGAACCTGGACCACAGCTGCGTCCTGCTGATGAACACACTCCTAAGAGtctcttcaaaatgttcaaaatgcaaGGAATAATGCCACCGCTGGTCGTCGGAACTGCATGCTTTGCAAAGTACAGCTTGGTAAAAGGCAAGACACACCTTGGAAATGCCAGGCATGTGACATTTACttgtgtcttcagttga
- the LOC125244937 gene encoding uncharacterized protein LOC125244937 isoform X3, producing MVLDSEEEFTFSSEEEHDSDDERLYFEERLDPAEDTVSDENVDPSLSHSPAIPTKRAPSNTGDNEKDYSPNESAPKPLAKKAKKNIQTSNRHSALSWKTDNDTDMVPQTLRFLPAREPGPQLRPADEHTPKSLFKMFKMQGIMPPLVVGTACFAKYSLVKGKTHLGNARHVTFTCVFS from the exons ATGGTCCTGGACAGTGAGGAAGAGTTCACTTTTTCCTCGGAAGAAGAACACGACTCTGACGATGAACGTCTGTATTTTGAAGAGCGACTTGATCCAGCTGAAGATACAGTTTCTGATGA aaatgtgGATCCATCACTCTCACATTCACCTGCAATTCCCACTAAGAGGGCACCCAGCAACACAGGCGATAATGAGaaaga ctaTAGCCCTAATGAGAGTGCTCCAAAACCCCTTGCAAAAAAGGCCAAGAAAAACATTCAGACAAGCAACAGGCATTCAGCTCTGTCATGGAAAACAGATAATGACACTGACATGGTTCCACAGACTCTGAGATTCCTACCTGCACGGGAACCTGGACCACAGCTGCGTCCTGCTGATGAACACACTCCTAAGAGtctcttcaaaatgttcaaaatgcaaGGAATAATGCCACCGCTGGTCGTCGGAACTGCATGCTTTGCAAAGTACAGCTTGGTAAAAGGCAAGACACACCTTGGAAATGCCAGGCATGTGACATTTACttgtgtcttcagttga
- the LOC125244937 gene encoding uncharacterized protein LOC125244937 isoform X2, translating to MVLDSEEEFTFSSEEEHDSDDERLYFEERLDPAEDTVSDENVDPSLSHSPAILTRRARSNTGDNEKDYSPNESAPKPLAKKAKKNIQTSNRHSALSWKTDNDTDMVPQTLRFLPAREPGPQLRPADEHTPKSLFKMFKMQGIMPPLVVGTACFAKYSLVKGKTHLGNARHVTFTCVFS from the exons ATGGTCCTGGACAGTGAGGAAGAGTTCACTTTTTCCTCGGAAGAAGAACACGACTCTGACGATGAACGTCTGTATTTTGAAGAGCGACTTGATCCAGCTGAAGATACAGTTTCTGATGA aaatgtgGATCCATCACTCTCGCATTCACCTGCAATTCTCACTAGGAGGGCACGCAGCAACACAGGCGATAATGAGAAAGA ctaTAGCCCTAATGAGAGTGCTCCAAAACCCCTTGCAAAAAAGGCCAAGAAAAACATTCAGACAAGCAACAGGCATTCAGCTCTGTCATGGAAAACAGATAATGACACTGACATGGTTCCACAGACTCTGAGATTCCTACCTGCACGGGAACCTGGACCACAGCTGCGTCCTGCTGATGAACACACTCCTAAGAGtctcttcaaaatgttcaaaatgcaaGGAATAATGCCACCGCTGGTCGTCGGAACTGCATGCTTTGCAAAGTACAGCTTGGTAAAAGGCAAGACACACCTTGGAAATGCCAGGCATGTGACATTTACttgtgtcttcagttga